A genomic window from Glaciihabitans sp. INWT7 includes:
- the hydA gene encoding dihydropyrimidinase, which produces MKTLITNGTVVNSTGTALADVLIDGETIAAVLAPGSQLLGFDVAANVDTVIDATGKYVIPGGIDAHTHMEMPFGGTNASDTFETGTRAAAWGGTTSIVDFVVQYAGENIIDQYNAWQAKAAGQCAIDYGFHQILSDVQDSSLVAMDELLAEGVSSFKLFMAYKGVFLSDDGQITKAMQKAASNGSMIMMHAENGSVIDLLVQQAVAAGNTSPYFHGTTRPWQAEEEATHRAIMLANLTGAPLYVVHVSAKQAVEQIATARDRGQNVFGETCPQYLYLSLEEQLGASSEEWGSFEGAKWVCSTPLRSREEGHQHHMWQSLRTNDIQMVSTDHCPFCMKGQKDMGLNDFSKIPNGIGSVEHRMDLLYQGVVDKQISLERWVEVTSTTPARMFGMYGKKGVIQPGADGDVVIYDPNGHTSIGIGEGRSHHMNMDYSAWEGFEIDGHVDTVISRGKVIVDDNRYLGTKGDGKYFKRGLSQYLI; this is translated from the coding sequence GTGAAGACCCTCATCACCAACGGCACTGTCGTCAACTCGACGGGCACCGCGCTCGCCGATGTGCTCATCGACGGCGAGACCATCGCCGCGGTGCTGGCCCCCGGATCCCAGCTGCTCGGCTTCGATGTCGCCGCCAACGTCGACACGGTGATCGATGCCACCGGCAAGTACGTGATCCCCGGGGGGATCGATGCGCACACGCACATGGAGATGCCCTTCGGCGGCACGAATGCGAGCGACACTTTCGAGACCGGCACCCGGGCCGCGGCCTGGGGCGGCACGACCTCCATCGTCGACTTCGTGGTGCAGTACGCCGGCGAGAACATCATCGACCAGTACAACGCCTGGCAGGCCAAGGCGGCCGGGCAGTGCGCGATCGACTACGGCTTCCACCAGATCCTCAGCGACGTGCAGGACTCCTCACTCGTGGCGATGGACGAGCTGCTCGCCGAGGGAGTCTCGAGCTTCAAGCTCTTCATGGCCTACAAGGGCGTCTTCCTCTCGGATGACGGGCAGATCACCAAGGCCATGCAGAAGGCAGCCTCGAACGGCTCGATGATCATGATGCACGCGGAGAACGGCAGCGTGATCGACCTGCTCGTGCAGCAGGCCGTCGCCGCCGGCAACACCTCGCCCTACTTTCACGGCACCACCCGTCCGTGGCAGGCGGAGGAGGAGGCGACGCACCGCGCCATCATGCTCGCGAATCTCACCGGAGCACCGCTCTATGTGGTGCACGTGAGTGCGAAGCAAGCGGTTGAGCAGATCGCCACGGCCCGCGATCGCGGCCAGAACGTGTTTGGCGAGACCTGCCCGCAGTATCTCTACCTCTCGCTCGAAGAGCAGCTCGGAGCCTCGAGCGAAGAGTGGGGCAGCTTCGAGGGCGCGAAGTGGGTCTGCTCCACACCACTGCGCTCGCGCGAGGAGGGCCACCAGCACCACATGTGGCAGAGCCTGCGCACCAACGACATCCAGATGGTCTCCACCGACCACTGCCCCTTCTGCATGAAGGGGCAGAAGGACATGGGCCTGAACGACTTCTCCAAGATCCCGAACGGCATCGGCTCGGTGGAGCACCGCATGGACCTGCTCTACCAGGGCGTCGTCGACAAGCAGATCTCGCTCGAGCGCTGGGTGGAGGTGACCTCGACGACTCCGGCCCGCATGTTCGGCATGTACGGCAAGAAGGGTGTGATCCAACCCGGGGCGGACGGGGATGTCGTCATCTACGACCCGAACGGCCACACCTCGATCGGCATCGGCGAAGGTCGCTCGCACCACATGAACATGGACTACAGCGCTTGGGAGGGTTTCGAGATCGATGGTCATGTCGACACCGTGATCTCCCGCGGCAAGGTCATCGTGGACGACAACCGGTACCTCGGCACGAAGGGTGACGGCAAGTACTTCAAACGCGGCCTGAGCCAGTACCTGATCTGA
- a CDS encoding TIGR03842 family LLM class F420-dependent oxidoreductase, whose protein sequence is MEFGAVLQTNPPASRTVYLAKLAEQHGFDYAWTFDSHLLWQEPYVIYSQILAETHRIKVGPMVTNPATRDWTVTASIYATLNEMYGNRTICGIGRGDSAVRVTNGAPTTLKTLRESIHVIRELANSRSVEYNGAQLQFPWSVGSELEVWVAAYGPLALKLTGEVGDGFILQMADLDVAEWMIATVRAAAEKVGRDPLSIKFCVAAPMYIGEDWDHMRNQNRWFGGMVGNHVADIVAKYGEGSAVPKALTDYIKGREGYDYNEHGRAGNSHAEFVPDEIVDRFCLLGSADQHIEKLEALKELGVDQFAGYLQHDNKEETLRVYGETVIPAMRDQITAKV, encoded by the coding sequence ATGGAATTCGGAGCAGTACTCCAGACCAACCCGCCCGCCTCGCGCACGGTGTATCTCGCCAAGCTCGCCGAGCAGCACGGGTTCGACTACGCCTGGACCTTCGACTCCCACCTGCTCTGGCAGGAGCCATACGTGATCTACAGCCAGATCCTCGCGGAGACGCACCGGATCAAGGTTGGCCCGATGGTCACCAACCCGGCCACGCGAGACTGGACCGTCACGGCATCCATCTACGCCACCCTCAACGAGATGTACGGAAACCGCACCATCTGCGGCATCGGTCGCGGGGACTCCGCGGTGCGGGTGACCAACGGCGCGCCGACCACCCTCAAGACCCTGCGCGAATCGATCCACGTCATCCGCGAACTCGCGAACTCCCGCTCGGTGGAATACAACGGCGCCCAGCTGCAGTTCCCGTGGAGCGTCGGCAGCGAACTCGAGGTCTGGGTAGCCGCCTACGGCCCGCTCGCCCTCAAGCTGACCGGTGAGGTAGGCGACGGATTCATCCTGCAGATGGCGGACCTGGATGTCGCGGAGTGGATGATCGCGACGGTGCGGGCCGCCGCGGAGAAGGTGGGCCGCGATCCGCTGTCGATCAAGTTCTGTGTGGCCGCGCCGATGTACATCGGTGAGGACTGGGATCACATGCGCAACCAGAACCGGTGGTTCGGCGGCATGGTGGGCAACCACGTGGCCGACATCGTGGCGAAGTACGGCGAGGGCTCGGCAGTGCCGAAGGCCCTCACCGACTACATCAAGGGCCGCGAGGGCTACGACTACAACGAGCACGGGCGGGCGGGCAACTCGCACGCCGAGTTCGTGCCCGACGAGATCGTGGACCGGTTCTGCCTGCTGGGCAGCGCCGACCAGCACATCGAGAAGCTCGAGGCACTCAAGGAACTCGGGGTCGACCAGTTCGCCGGCTACCTTCAGCACGACAATAAAGAGGAAACGCTCCGGGTCTACGGCGAGACCGTGATCCCGGCGATGCGCGACCAGATCACGGCGAAGGTATGA
- a CDS encoding ABC transporter ATP-binding protein, which translates to MSDAVTVSAASKTFPLARGKQVVALEAIDLTVAPGEFVSLIGPSGCGKSTLLRLIADLDQPTSGSIEVFGKTARQARIDQDYGIAFQQAGLLPWRSVTGNIELPLELHGVGKTARRARAAELLALVGLSDFADRYPDQLSGGMQQRVAIARSLAESPELLLMDEPFGALDEMTRERMQDELVRLCAETGAAVVFVTHSIPEAVFLSDRVVVMSPRPGRIREIVPVGLGSAGNRDDGLREAAGFFAAVSAVREALHGAPTAEVRGVETR; encoded by the coding sequence ATGAGCGACGCCGTGACCGTCAGCGCAGCATCCAAGACCTTCCCGCTCGCCCGCGGCAAGCAGGTCGTCGCCCTCGAGGCGATCGACCTCACGGTGGCACCCGGTGAATTCGTCTCCCTGATCGGACCGAGCGGATGCGGCAAATCGACGCTCCTCCGCCTGATCGCCGATCTCGACCAGCCGACGAGCGGCAGCATCGAGGTCTTCGGCAAGACGGCGCGGCAGGCTCGCATCGACCAGGACTACGGCATCGCGTTCCAGCAGGCCGGACTCCTGCCGTGGCGATCCGTCACGGGCAATATCGAGCTTCCCCTCGAGCTTCACGGGGTCGGCAAGACCGCGCGACGGGCGCGTGCCGCCGAACTGCTCGCTCTCGTGGGGCTTTCCGACTTCGCCGACCGCTACCCGGACCAGCTCTCCGGCGGAATGCAGCAGCGCGTCGCGATCGCCCGCTCACTGGCCGAGAGTCCAGAGCTGCTGCTGATGGATGAGCCTTTCGGCGCCCTCGACGAGATGACCCGCGAGCGGATGCAGGACGAGCTCGTGCGCCTGTGCGCCGAGACCGGTGCCGCGGTGGTGTTCGTGACGCACTCGATCCCCGAGGCGGTGTTCCTCTCCGACCGCGTGGTGGTGATGTCCCCTCGGCCAGGCCGAATCCGCGAGATCGTGCCGGTCGGGCTCGGCAGCGCCGGCAATCGCGACGACGGCCTGCGTGAGGCAGCCGGATTCTTCGCCGCGGTGAGTGCGGTGCGCGAGGCGCTGCACGGCGCGCCCACCGCCGAGGTTCGCGGGGTGGAGACGCGATGA
- a CDS encoding ABC transporter substrate-binding protein, whose amino-acid sequence MKHSRRIVLGIIGVAAASTLALSGCSSSTPKAASSAGALTPVTLQLQWVAQAQFAGYYAAVAQGYYKDEGLDVTIKEAGADTVPIKSVASGEADYAISWVPKVLGSIEQGVNVTDVAQIFERSGTTQISFKDKDITKPADLKGKTVGSWGYGNEWELFAGMQDAGINTTSGISLVQQAFDMKGFLAGDIDAAQAMTYNEYAQVLETINPATGKLYTADDLNVINWNDDGTAMLQDAIWADAGKLADDKAYQSETVKFIKASIKGWIYVRDNPEKSADIVTAAGSTLGTSHQLWMTNEVNKLIWPSKDGGIGTIDTKSWDTTVKIAKGTKNDTGSTIITATPPKTAYSNTYVKKALAELKAEGVDTTGSSFTPLTVTLKEGGK is encoded by the coding sequence ATGAAACACAGCAGAAGAATTGTTCTCGGAATCATCGGTGTCGCCGCGGCGAGCACGCTCGCGCTCAGCGGCTGCAGCAGCAGCACCCCCAAGGCCGCCAGCAGCGCCGGTGCCCTCACCCCCGTCACCCTGCAGCTGCAGTGGGTCGCCCAGGCGCAGTTCGCCGGCTACTACGCCGCGGTGGCTCAGGGCTACTACAAGGACGAGGGCCTCGATGTGACCATCAAGGAGGCGGGCGCCGACACGGTGCCGATCAAATCGGTCGCGTCCGGCGAGGCCGACTACGCGATCTCCTGGGTGCCGAAGGTGCTCGGCTCGATCGAGCAGGGCGTCAACGTCACCGATGTCGCCCAGATCTTCGAGCGCAGCGGAACCACGCAGATCTCCTTCAAGGACAAGGACATCACGAAGCCGGCCGACCTCAAGGGCAAGACGGTGGGCAGCTGGGGCTACGGCAACGAGTGGGAGCTCTTCGCCGGCATGCAGGATGCGGGCATCAACACCACCTCCGGCATCAGCCTCGTGCAGCAGGCGTTCGACATGAAGGGCTTCCTCGCCGGCGACATCGACGCGGCGCAGGCCATGACCTACAACGAATACGCCCAGGTGCTCGAGACGATCAACCCGGCGACCGGAAAGCTCTACACGGCCGATGACCTCAACGTGATCAACTGGAACGACGACGGAACGGCGATGCTGCAAGACGCGATCTGGGCGGATGCCGGCAAGCTGGCCGACGACAAGGCGTACCAGTCCGAGACCGTCAAGTTCATCAAGGCGTCGATCAAGGGATGGATCTACGTGCGCGACAACCCCGAGAAGTCGGCGGACATCGTGACGGCCGCGGGATCCACTCTCGGCACCAGCCACCAGCTCTGGATGACCAACGAGGTCAACAAGCTGATCTGGCCGTCGAAGGACGGCGGAATCGGCACCATCGACACGAAGTCGTGGGACACCACCGTGAAGATCGCCAAGGGCACCAAGAATGACACCGGTTCGACGATCATCACGGCCACGCCGCCGAAGACCGCCTACTCCAACACCTATGTCAAGAAGGCGCTCGCCGAGTTGAAGGCCGAGGGCGTCGACACGACCGGGAGCAGCTTCACCCCGCTCACCGTCACTCTCAAAGAGGGCGGCAAGTAG
- a CDS encoding ABC transporter permease has product MTRTRGILLGVVGVVLLGVLWEVYKALGPANGFVINGLTVLPRTNDLAMPHLVTMFTRLFEPVTSAPGSPALWSAVVQAAGFSLGIAAVGWVIGVVVGMLLAILMQRFRTAESALLPWVVLSQTVPLIALAPLVAGIGAQLKFGEARWQDWMSVALIASYLAFFPVSVGALRGLEAPDRAHVELMRTYAVGWWKTLVTLRIPASIPYLLPALRLAAANAVIGTVVAEVSIGLRGGVGRMMIEYASASSGDPGKPWAPIFGAVAIGLIAAGLVAAIGLGLRKYRRGEVAA; this is encoded by the coding sequence ATGACCCGCACCCGCGGAATCCTGCTCGGCGTGGTCGGTGTCGTGCTGCTCGGCGTGCTGTGGGAGGTCTACAAGGCGCTCGGTCCGGCAAACGGTTTCGTGATCAACGGGCTCACCGTGCTCCCGCGCACGAACGACCTCGCGATGCCGCACCTCGTCACCATGTTCACTCGCCTGTTCGAGCCGGTCACCTCCGCGCCCGGCTCGCCCGCGCTCTGGAGCGCCGTGGTGCAGGCTGCCGGGTTCAGCCTCGGCATCGCCGCGGTCGGCTGGGTGATCGGGGTGGTCGTCGGCATGCTTCTCGCGATCCTCATGCAGCGCTTCCGCACCGCCGAGTCCGCGCTGCTTCCCTGGGTGGTGCTGAGCCAGACGGTGCCCCTCATCGCACTCGCCCCCCTGGTCGCCGGTATCGGCGCGCAGCTGAAGTTCGGCGAAGCCCGCTGGCAGGACTGGATGTCGGTGGCCCTGATCGCCTCATATCTGGCCTTCTTCCCGGTCTCCGTCGGCGCCCTCCGCGGCCTCGAGGCGCCCGACCGGGCACATGTCGAACTCATGCGCACCTACGCGGTCGGGTGGTGGAAGACCCTCGTGACGCTGCGGATTCCGGCGAGCATCCCGTACCTGCTTCCGGCACTACGGCTCGCCGCCGCGAACGCCGTGATCGGCACCGTCGTCGCCGAGGTCTCGATCGGCCTCCGCGGTGGGGTCGGACGAATGATGATCGAATACGCCTCCGCGTCCAGCGGCGACCCGGGCAAACCCTGGGCCCCCATCTTCGGCGCGGTGGCGATCGGGCTGATCGCCGCCGGCCTCGTGGCCGCCATCGGGCTCGGACTTCGCAAGTACCGTCGGGGAGAGGTAGCAGCATGA
- a CDS encoding ABC transporter permease, whose protein sequence is MRSAGAGRVRMIVAPVVLGVVVLVLWQLAVVGFAIKPYVLPSPTAIGDQFGRAFGTIWAGTRVTGFNALIGLLLGAVLGILFAIVSALVRVFDEISLPVVTALAVVPIVALAPVLYTMFGAGAETGRQLIAALAVFIPVYVNTLRGLRQVRPVHRDLMRAYAASSWQATRTVTLPGATPFLFTGLRIASSLAVISALIAEYFGGPVDGLGKSITSAASYSNYALAYAFVLGAIALGLVFYLLTLALEKFATRHSPA, encoded by the coding sequence ATGAGGTCGGCCGGAGCGGGACGGGTGCGGATGATCGTCGCGCCGGTCGTCCTCGGTGTCGTCGTGCTGGTGCTCTGGCAACTCGCGGTGGTGGGCTTTGCGATCAAGCCCTATGTTCTGCCGAGCCCCACCGCGATCGGCGACCAGTTCGGGCGCGCCTTCGGCACGATCTGGGCCGGCACGAGGGTCACGGGATTCAACGCGCTCATCGGCCTGTTGCTCGGCGCTGTGCTTGGCATCCTCTTCGCCATCGTCTCGGCGCTGGTGCGGGTCTTCGATGAGATCTCGTTGCCCGTGGTCACCGCGCTCGCGGTCGTGCCGATCGTGGCACTCGCGCCGGTGCTCTACACGATGTTCGGGGCGGGAGCCGAGACCGGACGTCAGCTGATCGCGGCGCTCGCCGTCTTCATCCCCGTCTATGTCAACACCCTGCGGGGCCTCCGTCAGGTGAGACCCGTGCATCGTGATCTCATGCGGGCCTATGCCGCAAGTTCGTGGCAGGCGACCCGCACGGTGACCCTGCCCGGAGCGACACCCTTCCTCTTCACGGGACTGCGGATCGCGTCGTCCCTCGCCGTGATCTCCGCTCTGATCGCGGAGTACTTCGGCGGTCCAGTCGACGGCCTCGGCAAATCGATCACCTCCGCGGCCTCCTACAGCAACTACGCCCTCGCCTATGCCTTCGTGCTCGGCGCCATCGCCCTCGGACTCGTGTTCTACCTGCTCACCCTCGCCCTGGAGAAATTTGCAACGAGGCACTCTCCCGCCTGA